Part of the Streptomyces sp. WMMC500 genome is shown below.
TCATGGGCCACTCCGCGGGCGGTACGTTCACACAGGTACTGCTGGACCGCGGATTCGGCGCCGCGGGCGTGGCGCTGAACTCCGCACCGACCGACGGCGTGCGCATCGTCCCGCCGTCGCAGATCAGGTCGACCTTCCCCGTGCTGAAGAGCCCGGCGAACCGGCACAGGGCCGTGGGCCTGACGTTCGAGCAGTGGAGGTATGCGTTCACGAACACCTTCGGCGAGGAGGAGGCCCGCGAGCTCTACCGGCGCTACCACGTCCCGGCATCCGGGCGGATCGTCTGGGACAGCGCGCTGGCGAACTTCAAGCCCGGCCCGCAGGACACCCACGTCGACTACCGCAACGACGACCGCGCGCCGCTGCTGTTCGTCTCCGGCGGGGAGGACCACATCATGCCGCCGAGCGTGCAGCGGTCCAACGCCAAGCACTACAAATCGCCGGCAACCCTCACCGAGGTCGAGGTGTACGCGGGCAGGGCGCACCTGCTGCCCGCGCAGCAGGGCTGGGAGGAGATCGCCGATCACGTCCTGGACTGGGCCGTGCGGCACGCGGGCTGGCGCTCGCCCTCGGGAGCGTGAGGGGACCGCGTACCCCGAGG
Proteins encoded:
- a CDS encoding alpha/beta hydrolase, yielding MKTIVLIHGFWVTPRSWEHWVDRYERAGHRVIAPAYPGLEVEVESLNADPAPIEKLTGAAIISHLESVVGALDEPPIIMGHSAGGTFTQVLLDRGFGAAGVALNSAPTDGVRIVPPSQIRSTFPVLKSPANRHRAVGLTFEQWRYAFTNTFGEEEARELYRRYHVPASGRIVWDSALANFKPGPQDTHVDYRNDDRAPLLFVSGGEDHIMPPSVQRSNAKHYKSPATLTEVEVYAGRAHLLPAQQGWEEIADHVLDWAVRHAGWRSPSGA